The following coding sequences lie in one Mycteria americana isolate JAX WOST 10 ecotype Jacksonville Zoo and Gardens chromosome 13, USCA_MyAme_1.0, whole genome shotgun sequence genomic window:
- the RNF185 gene encoding E3 ubiquitin-protein ligase RNF185: MASKGPTTSTSTKNSSTGGTSGSSSSNGAGDNANQDNTFECNICLDTAKDAVISLCGHLFCWPCLHQWLETRPNRQVCPVCKAGISRDKVIPLYGRGSTGQQDPREKTPPRPQGQRPEPENRGGFQGFGFGDGGFQMSFGIGAFPFGIFATAFNINDGRPPPAVPGTPQYVDEQFLSRLFLFVALVIMFWLLIA; encoded by the exons ATGGCAAGCAAAGGACCCACGACTTCTACATCAACAAAGAACTCCAGTACTGGAGGGACCAGTGGCAGCAGTAGCAGTAATGGTGCTGGGGACAATGCTAATCAGGACAACACTTTCGAATGTAACATCTGTTTAGACACTGCCAAGGATGCAGTTATCAGCTTGTGTGGACATCTCTTCTG TTGGCCTTGTTTACACCAG tgGCTAGAGACCAGGCCAAATAGACAAGTGTGTCCTGTATGCAAAGCAGGAATCAGTCGAGATAAAGTTATTCCTCTGTATGGAAGAGGTAGCACTGGGCAACAGGACCCCAG AGAGAAAACTCCACCACGACCCCAAGGACAGAGACCTGAACCAGAGAACAGAGGG GGATTCCAGGGCTTTGGGTTTGGTGATGGTGGCTTCCAAATGTCATTTGGAATTGGGGCGTTTCCCTTTGGTATATTTGCAACAGCATTCAACATAAACGATGGGCGACCTCCTCCAG CTGTTCCAGGGACTCCTCAATATGTGGATGAGCAGTTCCTATCCCGCCTCTTCCTGTTTGTGGCTCTGGTGATAATGTTCTGGCTGTTGATTGCATAA